GATCTCGTTGAGGATCTCCTTCTTGAACTCGGCGTAGGTGGTTGCCGGCTGCTCGGCCTGCAGCTGGCTCATCTTCCAGCCGCCCGGCATGGTCACCAGCGCCCGCTGCTCCAGCTCGATCGGCTCAAACGGCTCGGCCGCCTCCGCCTCGCCCCCGGCCGGCGCGTCGGTGTAGAGGATGCCGGCGAAGTCAGCGGCCGTCTCCGCGGCCGCGAGGACCGCCAGGGTGAACCGGCGCAGCTGGGCGAAGAGCGGCAGGGCCGGCGTGATGTCCGGCACGCCGCGGGCCTGGCCGGGGCGGTCGGGCCGGAACCAGTGGACCACCGACGTGGCCGGTAGCCGGTCATAGTCGAGGAAGTAGCGCCGGCTCGTCTCGCCGGGGTGCTCCCGGAGCACGTGGTACTCGACCGGGTTGCCGGCCGTGTCGAAGACGATCCCGTCGATGGCATTGGCGTCGAGGGCCAACAGGTCCGGCGTGCAGACCTGGTCGGCCTCGACGAGGCGCAGGTCGAGCTGCACGGGCGTCGGCAGCTTCGGGTTGCTGGTCAGGATGGCGAACGCCTCGCCGTCGTGGGCGCGGGTCATCCGCATGGTGCGCAGCTTGTCGGCCAGGCCGACCGCCTTCGACCAGGCTGCGAACGCTTGCTCGATCCGCCGGTTGGCCTCGGCGTCGTCCGTGAGCATCTGCAGCCGCGGCCCGGTGCCGATCACGTCGTTGGCCAGGGTCAGCACGATCCCCCTGGCGTAGCTGTTGTTGGCGACCTCGTAACGCGCCCGGTTCCGCAGCACGCGCCGCACTTCGGCGCTGTTGGCGGCGTTGGCCGACAGTCCGTCCGCGTTCCCCCAGTGCCGGCGGTTGTCGTCGTTGGTCACCGCCGCGTCGTAGCGGGCGCGGATCACGCGCACCGCCCGGCCCCGAGCGGGCCGGGCCGGCTTGGCAGCGGCAAACAGGT
The sequence above is drawn from the Dehalococcoidia bacterium genome and encodes:
- a CDS encoding phage portal protein, with product MFRWLSNLFAAAKPARPARGRAVRVIRARYDAAVTNDDNRRHWGNADGLSANAANSAEVRRVLRNRARYEVANNSYARGIVLTLANDVIGTGPRLQMLTDDAEANRRIEQAFAAWSKAVGLADKLRTMRMTRAHDGEAFAILTSNPKLPTPVQLDLRLVEADQVCTPDLLALDANAIDGIVFDTAGNPVEYHVLREHPGETSRRYFLDYDRLPATSVVHWFRPDRPGQARGVPDITPALPLFAQLRRFTLAVLAAAETAADFAGILYTDAPAGGEAEAAEPFEPIELEQRALVTMPGGWKMSQLQAEQPATTYAEFKKEILNEI